The window GAGGCTTGCATCAGATAATCTTTGAGAGGGTACAGCTATTAGTGGCTTCCTTTTCTTTGTCACAAGTCCAAACTCATCAGAAAGCTCAAACTCTTCATCTTTTGGCAAACTCCACTCAAACGAGTGCAACAACGATGCTAATATATACATCAACATCTTCTCCCCAAGTGAGATTCCCGGACATATTCTTCTCCCTACTCCAAATGGCAAAAACTTTAAATTATTTCCATTGTAATCCCATTTGCTGTTCAAGAATCTCTCCGGCTTGAACTCCAATGGATTAGGCCAGTTCTTGGGATCCCGATGGATTGCCCAAATGTTAAGATAGACAATACTACCCTTTGGAATGATGTATCCACCTACCATGCAGGATTCATCTGGGCATCTTTGAATTAGGAGAGGAAGTGGAGGGTGTACCCTGAATGTCTCCTTGATGACTGCATCCAAGTATGTCAATTTGGGTAGATGAAATTCTTGAACAATGTTCATGCCGATAACCTTTGTTAATTCCTCCTGAACCTTTCTCATTACATCTGGATTATGCAAAATTTCTGCCATCACCCATTCTACCATTGTTGATGTTGAGTCTGTTGCCGCAACCACTATGTTCTGTTATATAGCAATTTCTCTATCATTAGTATAAGTTCGTTTTAGAAAGAATAAAACCAAGAGAGACTTACAATTAACAGGGCCTTAATTTGAATGATGTTGATTGCCTTTGGAGCATCTTTCTGCTCTTTAAGCTCTAACAACATTTCCACAAAATCCTTCCTTCGATCTTCATCAACAATTCCCTCGATTTTACTGGAGTTGGCTTTGATTCTTTCTTGGATAATCTTTTCAAATATCCGATCAACATATTCCAGTTGCTTCTGCATTTCTCGCTGCCTTCCTTGTAGATCAAACCACGATAGGATTGGGAGAAAATCAGATAGGTTTGGCGCTCCTATCAACTCAATGATCTTGAACTCAACTTCTCGAAACCCATCTCCAATATCACTAGAATCCTTCGCTTCACCAGATTTGCTACAACCCCATAACATGCTTGTCACCACGTTGACCTCAGTCATGAAAGCAATTTCATTAACATCGATCTTTTCACCAAGCTTAGTGTAAACTTCGTTCACAGTCTTTCTCACTTCATGTGTTCGAAAACTCTGACATGAATTGACATTTGCACTGCTCAACACATGACTAACCAAAAGTTGACGCATGTTACGCCAGTGTTTGTTGTTGTTGGACCATACAATATCGTTCCCACCATAAGTGATGGTCAACGCTGTGAGTGGTGGGCTGCGGTTAGCAAACGTCTGGTCAAGGTCATGACCCACGACCTTTACAAAGTCAATCGAGTTCACCACAACATGAAGCTTTCTTCCAAGCCGGAGACTGAATATGGGTCCATATCGGTGAGCCATCTCTGTGAATCTTTCATGCAAATTGGAGCCAAGAAACGGGAGGTAGCCTACAACAGGTAAGCCGAAGGGACCTGGTGGTATGCGCTTTCTGGAATACGAAACTTTCCATTTGTACCATAGAATTAGTAGTGTCGGAACTGAAATGGTGAGAACTGTGCGAGCGAGTTCGTCTCTTTGGTTCTCGACTTCCCACCACCATAACCAGAAGGTGCCGATGGTGAGATAAATCTTATATCCAAGTTCTAATATCATTTTTGCTACAAATGATCATATGTAACTTATGAATTGAAGAACTTTGCTAatcattatatatttatatatagatGGTGGATTGTGGTTTGGTTAATTTACCAACCTTATATTATTTAGCGGATAACTTAAAACCAATAACTTTGCATGTTTGTTGATCCTGTTGATGAAGTGAATGAATAAATGATAATATATACTTTGTCAATAAAAAAGTTTATCAAAGATTAGTCTCTTAATATATAATAAGAAACACATGTGCATCAAGTTGTTTCAACTTAGGCTCGTGAGGTAATTATGTTCATATCGGGCATTTCATTAATTTACTTTTATTTG of the Lactuca sativa cultivar Salinas chromosome 6, Lsat_Salinas_v11, whole genome shotgun sequence genome contains:
- the LOC111904508 gene encoding cytochrome P450 71AU50 — protein: MILELGYKIYLTIGTFWLWWWEVENQRDELARTVLTISVPTLLILWYKWKVSYSRKRIPPGPFGLPVVGYLPFLGSNLHERFTEMAHRYGPIFSLRLGRKLHVVVNSIDFVKVVGHDLDQTFANRSPPLTALTITYGGNDIVWSNNNKHWRNMRQLLVSHVLSSANVNSCQSFRTHEVRKTVNEVYTKLGEKIDVNEIAFMTEVNVVTSMLWGCSKSGEAKDSSDIGDGFREVEFKIIELIGAPNLSDFLPILSWFDLQGRQREMQKQLEYVDRIFEKIIQERIKANSSKIEGIVDEDRRKDFVEMLLELKEQKDAPKAINIIQIKALLINIVVAATDSTSTMVEWVMAEILHNPDVMRKVQEELTKVIGMNIVQEFHLPKLTYLDAVIKETFRVHPPLPLLIQRCPDESCMVGGYIIPKGSIVYLNIWAIHRDPKNWPNPLEFKPERFLNSKWDYNGNNLKFLPFGVGRRICPGISLGEKMLMYILASLLHSFEWSLPKDEEFELSDEFGLVTKKRKPLIAVPSQRLSDASLYSSY